In Streptomyces sp. NBC_00448, the following are encoded in one genomic region:
- a CDS encoding phosphorothioated DNA-binding restriction endonuclease has translation MDWLERAAKLRQWTGNGTRAPHKPLLFLYALGRFQEDAEAELRYSAVEADLGRLLAEYGPAHRTTPAYPFHHLVSDGVWEVRTDRGDGSPGNRVRELRASGAAGRLVPELRTALRREPSLLGRMARVLLDLHFPPSLHGELCEAVGLELELAETGTLTAVRRRRDRRMRESVLTAYEYQCAFCGYDGMIGAVPVGLEAAHVRWWAFDGPDEVDNGVCLCALHHKLFDKGVLGVGDGQLILVSRDFVGRSAAAREHVVALAGRALLGPQPGTPAIAASHRAWHARQVFHGEPRPAATA, from the coding sequence ATGGACTGGCTTGAGCGCGCCGCGAAGCTGAGGCAGTGGACCGGCAACGGGACGCGGGCTCCGCACAAGCCGCTGCTGTTCCTGTACGCCCTGGGCCGGTTCCAGGAGGACGCCGAGGCGGAGCTGCGGTACAGCGCGGTGGAGGCGGATCTGGGGCGGCTGCTGGCCGAGTACGGCCCGGCCCACCGGACCACGCCCGCGTACCCGTTCCATCACCTGGTCAGCGACGGGGTATGGGAGGTGCGCACCGACCGCGGCGACGGCAGTCCCGGCAACCGCGTGCGCGAACTGCGCGCCTCCGGTGCGGCGGGCAGGCTCGTGCCGGAGCTGAGGACGGCGCTGCGGCGCGAGCCGTCGTTGCTCGGACGGATGGCGCGGGTGCTGCTCGATCTGCACTTCCCGCCGTCCCTGCACGGCGAACTGTGCGAGGCGGTCGGCCTGGAGTTGGAGCTGGCGGAGACGGGGACGCTCACGGCGGTGCGGCGCCGGCGGGACCGGCGGATGCGGGAGTCGGTGCTCACCGCGTACGAGTACCAGTGCGCCTTCTGCGGCTACGACGGCATGATCGGCGCGGTGCCGGTCGGGTTGGAGGCCGCGCACGTGCGCTGGTGGGCGTTCGACGGTCCGGACGAGGTCGACAACGGAGTGTGCCTGTGCGCGCTCCATCACAAGCTCTTCGACAAGGGGGTCCTCGGTGTCGGCGACGGCCAACTGATCCTGGTGTCCCGGGATTTCGTCGGGCGGAGCGCGGCCGCCCGCGAGCACGTGGTCGCCCTCGCGGGCCGCGCGCTGCTCGGGCCGCAGCCCGGCACACCCGCGATCGCGGCTTCCCACCGGGCGTGGCACGCCCGGCAGGTCTTCCACGGTGAGCCGCGCCCGGCCGCCACGGCGTGA
- a CDS encoding RNA polymerase sigma factor: MPAEHPKAPPARDPVGFAAFYEQHFDTVLGFVTRRVDDAHLAADLTADIFVAALEGAHTYDARRGAPVAWLYGISRNVIHAHFHGTARERLAVARISGRRLLDDQDVSAIEARIDADRAVRQLAAAHAALSDPLRQVLDLVVLDGLTVREAAQALGVSSPTARVRLHRARKALRSAGQTHIAGYETLLEAAQ; encoded by the coding sequence GTGCCAGCGGAGCATCCGAAAGCACCACCCGCGCGGGACCCGGTCGGGTTCGCCGCGTTCTACGAGCAGCACTTCGACACCGTGCTCGGTTTCGTCACCCGGCGCGTCGACGACGCGCACCTGGCCGCCGACCTGACCGCGGACATCTTCGTGGCCGCCCTGGAGGGCGCGCACACCTACGACGCGCGGCGCGGCGCACCCGTCGCCTGGCTCTACGGCATATCCCGCAACGTCATCCACGCCCACTTCCACGGCACCGCCCGCGAGCGGCTGGCGGTCGCCCGGATCAGCGGGCGGCGGCTGCTGGACGACCAGGACGTCAGCGCCATCGAGGCGCGGATCGACGCCGACCGCGCCGTCCGGCAACTCGCCGCCGCCCACGCCGCGCTCTCCGACCCGCTGCGCCAGGTGCTCGACCTGGTCGTCCTCGACGGGCTCACGGTCCGCGAGGCGGCGCAGGCGCTGGGCGTCAGCTCGCCCACCGCCCGGGTCCGGCTGCACCGCGCCCGCAAGGCCCTGCGCAGCGCGGGCCAGACCCACATCGCCGGTTACGAAACCCTTCTGGAGGCCGCCCAGTGA
- a CDS encoding HAD domain-containing protein: protein MIGSSARPLLFLDVDGPLIPFGATRDEYPNGYPTYTPQDSGSHPLLARVDPALGPRLSALPCDLVWATTWEEEANECLAPLLGLPRLPVVAWPEPSERGELRGPHWKTRPLRDWAAGRPFAWLDDEITEADRAWVRAHHPAPALLHRVDPRHGLTAADLATVDAWLRAAR, encoded by the coding sequence GTGATCGGTTCATCGGCACGGCCCCTGCTCTTCCTGGACGTCGACGGACCGCTCATTCCCTTCGGGGCGACCCGGGATGAGTACCCGAACGGCTATCCGACGTACACCCCGCAGGACAGCGGCTCGCATCCGCTGCTCGCCAGGGTCGATCCCGCGCTCGGGCCCCGGCTGTCGGCGCTGCCGTGCGACCTGGTGTGGGCCACCACGTGGGAGGAGGAGGCCAACGAGTGCCTCGCGCCGCTCCTGGGTCTGCCGCGGCTTCCCGTGGTCGCCTGGCCGGAGCCCTCCGAACGGGGCGAACTCCGTGGTCCGCACTGGAAGACCCGCCCCCTGCGGGACTGGGCGGCCGGCCGGCCGTTCGCCTGGCTCGACGACGAGATCACCGAGGCCGACCGCGCCTGGGTGCGGGCACACCACCCCGCCCCGGCCCTCCTGCACCGGGTCGACCCCCGCCACGGCCTCACCGCCGCCGACCTCGCCACCGTTGACGCGTGGCTGCGCGCGGCGCGTTGA
- a CDS encoding DUF4331 domain-containing protein, translated as MSSHREAPEISKDPVADSTDVYAFVSPDRPDAVTLIANYIPLQNPAGGPNFYEFGDDVLYEIHVDNDGDGRADVTYQFRFTTRMRTPGSFLYNTGPILALDSPNWNRFQTYTLTRVDGQGRSTVLGRDLTCPPCNIGPLSTPHYDKLAQAAVHTVGKTCKVFAGQRAEGFYVDLGSIFDLGNLRPFQELHNQYGMSVFTQPAPGVNTTKELNVHSLAVQVPIADLTRDGWHGKDASDPRATIGVWTSASRRQARVIEEGRGQEQESGPFVQVSRLGNPLFNEVLVALGEKDEWNALPPSDDKRFAHYVAHPELAKLLPGLYPGVFPNLDAYNKSGKSRADLLAILLTGIPEGVVPGFENFTGTTQADMLRLNTSVPPAAHPDILGLVAGDAAGFPNGRRVFDDVVTVELRAIAGATLPLVDTSYTPDAAAGQITDGLTPADVTNPYLDHFPYLGVPYDGYHHPAS; from the coding sequence ATGTCCTCCCACCGCGAAGCCCCGGAGATCTCCAAGGACCCCGTGGCCGACAGCACGGACGTGTACGCGTTCGTCAGCCCGGACCGCCCCGACGCGGTCACCCTGATCGCCAACTACATCCCGCTGCAGAACCCGGCCGGCGGCCCGAACTTCTACGAGTTCGGCGACGACGTGCTCTACGAGATCCACGTCGACAACGACGGCGACGGCCGCGCCGACGTCACGTACCAGTTCCGCTTCACCACCAGGATGCGTACGCCGGGCAGCTTCCTGTACAACACCGGCCCGATCCTGGCGCTGGACTCGCCGAACTGGAACCGCTTCCAGACCTACACGCTGACCCGCGTGGACGGTCAGGGCCGCAGCACCGTGCTGGGCCGCGACCTGACCTGCCCGCCGTGCAACATCGGCCCGCTGTCGACACCGCACTACGACAAGCTGGCGCAAGCCGCGGTGCACACCGTCGGCAAGACCTGCAAGGTCTTCGCCGGGCAGCGCGCCGAGGGCTTCTACGTGGACCTCGGGTCGATCTTCGACCTGGGCAACCTGCGCCCGTTCCAGGAACTGCACAACCAGTACGGCATGAGCGTGTTCACCCAGCCCGCCCCGGGCGTGAACACCACCAAGGAGCTGAACGTCCACAGTCTCGCCGTGCAGGTGCCGATCGCGGACCTGACCCGGGACGGCTGGCACGGCAAGGACGCGTCCGACCCGCGCGCCACCATCGGCGTATGGACCTCGGCGAGCCGCCGCCAGGCGCGCGTGATCGAGGAGGGCCGCGGCCAGGAGCAGGAGTCCGGGCCGTTCGTGCAGGTCTCGCGACTGGGCAACCCGCTCTTCAACGAGGTGCTGGTGGCGCTCGGCGAGAAGGACGAGTGGAACGCGCTGCCGCCCAGCGACGACAAGCGCTTCGCCCACTACGTCGCCCACCCGGAACTGGCGAAGCTGCTGCCCGGCCTCTATCCGGGGGTGTTCCCGAACCTCGACGCGTACAACAAGTCGGGCAAGTCCCGCGCCGACCTGCTGGCGATCCTGCTGACCGGCATCCCCGAGGGCGTCGTGCCCGGGTTCGAGAACTTCACCGGCACCACCCAGGCCGACATGCTCCGCCTGAACACCTCGGTCCCGCCGGCCGCCCATCCGGACATCCTCGGTCTGGTCGCGGGCGACGCCGCCGGATTCCCCAACGGCCGCCGGGTCTTCGACGACGTGGTCACCGTGGAACTGCGGGCCATCGCCGGCGCCACGCTCCCGCTGGTCGACACGTCGTACACGCCTGACGCCGCGGCCGGCCAGATCACCGACGGGCTCACCCCGGCCGACGTGACCAACCCGTACCTGGACCACTTCCCCTACCTGGGCGTGCCGTACGACGGCTACCACCACCCGGCGTCCTGA
- a CDS encoding alpha/beta fold hydrolase, protein MSEDGLLMTLGRRSGPLDTVLIHPAGGGLGQYVGLTLQLARHGTVYGIRAAGLLPGERPERSVPRMTASYRELLDALPRPPALLAGWSLGGILARELAAEAAAVVAGNAGGTPPPAVVMIDSHPELEPDNALLRSHPLDSIEHSAGGLSSGFEPALLRSTAAAHLAAARAHRVRQPSDTPTLLLACASPDREAQIARWRSLATRLTVRDLDCGHFDVFTPPHHGQLLRHIKEFVDGLAVTA, encoded by the coding sequence ATGAGCGAGGACGGGCTGCTCATGACCTTGGGCCGGCGCAGCGGTCCACTGGACACCGTGCTGATCCATCCCGCGGGCGGCGGGCTCGGCCAGTACGTCGGCCTCACGCTCCAACTGGCCCGGCACGGAACGGTCTACGGCATCCGCGCGGCGGGGCTGTTGCCCGGCGAGCGCCCGGAGCGGAGCGTCCCACGGATGACGGCTTCCTACCGGGAACTCCTCGACGCGCTTCCCCGACCGCCCGCCCTGCTCGCCGGCTGGTCGCTGGGCGGCATCCTCGCCCGGGAGTTGGCCGCGGAGGCCGCGGCCGTAGTCGCGGGGAACGCCGGGGGCACGCCGCCGCCCGCCGTCGTCATGATCGACAGCCACCCCGAACTGGAACCGGACAACGCGCTGCTGCGCTCCCATCCGCTCGACAGCATCGAACACTCCGCCGGCGGGCTGTCCTCGGGCTTCGAGCCGGCGCTGCTGCGCTCCACCGCCGCCGCCCATCTCGCCGCCGCACGAGCCCATCGTGTCCGGCAGCCCAGCGACACCCCCACACTCCTGCTCGCCTGCGCGAGCCCCGACCGCGAGGCGCAGATCGCCCGCTGGCGCTCGCTCGCCACCCGCCTCACCGTCCGGGACCTGGACTGCGGCCACTTCGACGTCTTCACCCCACCCCACCACGGACAACTGCTGCGCCACATAAAGGAGTTCGTCGACGGTCTCGCGGTGACGGCCTGA
- a CDS encoding SigE family RNA polymerase sigma factor, producing MQDREFDALYAAAFPRLVRQLTLVTGDAEAAQDAVQEAFVRAWSRRGTLRAVEVPEAWVRTTAWRLAASRFRRLRRGWELTLRHHRPTSVAEPSPDRLLVERALATVPVNQRRALVLHYLCDLSVEQIAAETGTPAGTIKSWLARGRKALAQSLATEERQSSNV from the coding sequence ATGCAGGACAGGGAGTTCGACGCCCTCTACGCTGCGGCGTTCCCGAGGCTGGTGCGCCAGCTGACGCTGGTGACCGGGGACGCGGAGGCCGCTCAGGACGCGGTGCAGGAGGCGTTCGTCCGTGCCTGGTCCCGGCGTGGCACCCTGCGCGCGGTCGAGGTGCCGGAGGCGTGGGTACGGACCACGGCCTGGCGGCTGGCCGCCTCCCGGTTCCGTCGCCTGAGGCGCGGCTGGGAGTTGACCCTGCGCCACCACCGGCCGACCAGCGTCGCCGAGCCGTCGCCCGACCGGCTCCTGGTGGAGCGGGCGCTCGCCACCGTGCCGGTGAACCAGCGGCGGGCGCTCGTCCTGCACTACCTGTGCGATCTCAGCGTCGAGCAGATAGCCGCCGAGACCGGGACTCCCGCGGGCACGATCAAGAGCTGGCTGGCCCGTGGCCGCAAGGCGCTCGCCCAGTCGCTCGCCACGGAAGAGAGGCAATCCAGCAATGTCTGA
- a CDS encoding metallophosphoesterase: MADGESTRSGPDVRAAGERPESVVAVARPEDEAGPAPVAGAGTEDGSKEAGAEDGSKAEAGDGGAGPRRSLRRRLGGSVVFLVLALLFVLPWWTLFGSGAGWPVPVFVAGTVVFACGLVAFPFLMVAGHGRRRADRAARVADSTLGVVWVLFTWSVLGGLVHLVLMGLGTGGADRARVVAVAVAAVSVVLLAWGHYEAMRVPRVKRLDVRVPRLGNGLDGTRVVVLADTHYGPIDRAGWSARVAEAVNALDADVVVHAGDIADGTPVQRREQSAPLGTIRARLAKVYVTGNHEYFGEAQGWLDRMAELGWEPLHNRHVEVERGGDHLVLAGVDDVTAESSGLAGHRANLAGALAGADPDRPVLLVAHQPKYVEQAAAAGIDLQVSGHTHGGQIWPFNFLVRIDQPVVHGLSRHGERTQLYTSRGSGFWGPPFRVFAPSEITLLTLRPAGDAN, translated from the coding sequence ATGGCAGACGGTGAATCGACCCGGTCCGGGCCGGACGTTCGGGCGGCCGGTGAGCGGCCGGAGAGCGTCGTGGCCGTCGCCCGGCCCGAGGACGAGGCCGGTCCGGCGCCCGTGGCGGGTGCCGGGACCGAGGACGGGAGCAAGGAGGCCGGGGCCGAGGACGGAAGCAAGGCCGAGGCCGGGGACGGGGGTGCGGGTCCGCGGCGGTCCCTGCGCCGGCGGCTGGGCGGGAGCGTGGTGTTCCTCGTCCTCGCGCTGCTGTTCGTCCTGCCCTGGTGGACGCTGTTCGGCTCCGGCGCCGGCTGGCCGGTCCCGGTCTTCGTGGCCGGCACGGTCGTCTTCGCGTGCGGGCTGGTCGCGTTCCCCTTCCTGATGGTCGCGGGCCACGGGCGCCGGCGGGCCGACCGGGCGGCCCGCGTCGCGGACAGCACCCTCGGGGTGGTCTGGGTGCTGTTCACCTGGTCGGTGCTGGGCGGTCTGGTGCACCTCGTGCTGATGGGACTCGGCACCGGCGGCGCCGACCGGGCCAGGGTCGTCGCCGTGGCCGTCGCCGCGGTCTCCGTCGTCCTGCTGGCCTGGGGGCATTACGAGGCCATGCGCGTACCCCGGGTGAAGCGGCTGGACGTGCGGGTCCCGCGGCTCGGCAACGGCCTGGACGGGACCCGGGTCGTGGTGCTGGCCGACACCCACTACGGGCCGATCGACCGGGCCGGCTGGTCGGCGCGGGTCGCCGAGGCGGTCAACGCGCTCGACGCGGACGTCGTGGTCCACGCCGGCGACATCGCCGACGGCACCCCCGTCCAGCGCCGTGAGCAGTCCGCGCCGCTCGGCACGATCCGCGCCCGGCTGGCGAAGGTCTACGTCACGGGGAACCACGAGTACTTCGGGGAGGCCCAGGGCTGGCTGGACCGGATGGCGGAACTCGGCTGGGAGCCGCTGCACAACCGCCATGTCGAGGTGGAGCGCGGCGGGGACCACCTGGTGCTCGCGGGCGTGGACGACGTGACCGCGGAGTCCTCCGGCCTGGCCGGGCACCGCGCGAACCTGGCCGGCGCGCTGGCCGGAGCGGACCCGGACCGGCCGGTCCTGCTCGTCGCCCACCAGCCCAAGTACGTGGAGCAGGCCGCCGCCGCGGGCATCGACCTGCAGGTGTCGGGACACACCCACGGCGGGCAGATCTGGCCGTTCAACTTCCTGGTCCGGATCGACCAGCCGGTGGTGCACGGCCTGAGCCGGCACGGCGAGCGGACGCAGCTCTACACCAGCCGGGGCAGCGGCTTCTGGGGCCCGCCCTTCCGGGTCTTCGCACCGAGCGAGATCACGTTGCTCACCCTGCGGCCGGCCGGCGACGCCAACTGA
- a CDS encoding class F sortase yields the protein MTSLSRRAFATAVTASLLTGCGGHRVGGGAATTRPPGTRPPSTPPSSRPAAKSVRALGRSVPVRLEVPAIGVDTPLIQLGLAADGSVQVPPIAAHDRAGWYRNSPTPGQTGPSVILAHVTVGAYGDGVFRHLARLRPGDRIVTRRKNGTAPQFTVTDVRTVAKSDFPTSAVYGNVDRPELRLITCGGPRSGDGYLDNVIVFAALTSTGS from the coding sequence GTGACCTCGCTCTCCAGGCGCGCGTTCGCCACCGCGGTGACGGCATCGCTGCTCACGGGCTGCGGCGGCCACCGGGTGGGCGGCGGCGCCGCGACCACCCGCCCCCCGGGCACCCGGCCCCCGAGCACGCCGCCGTCCTCGCGGCCCGCCGCGAAGTCGGTACGTGCGCTGGGGCGTTCGGTCCCGGTCAGGCTGGAGGTCCCCGCCATCGGCGTCGACACCCCGCTCATCCAGCTGGGGTTGGCCGCGGACGGCAGCGTGCAGGTCCCGCCGATCGCGGCGCACGACCGGGCCGGCTGGTACCGGAACTCGCCGACACCCGGGCAGACCGGACCGTCGGTGATCCTGGCCCATGTCACGGTCGGCGCCTACGGGGACGGGGTCTTCCGCCACCTCGCGCGGCTGCGTCCGGGCGACCGGATCGTGACGCGCCGGAAGAACGGCACGGCACCGCAGTTCACCGTCACCGACGTCCGTACGGTCGCCAAGTCGGATTTTCCGACGAGCGCGGTCTACGGGAACGTGGACCGGCCCGAGCTGCGGCTGATCACGTGCGGCGGCCCGCGCAGCGGTGACGGCTACCTCGACAACGTGATCGTCTTCGCCGCGCTGACCTCGACGGGCTCCTGA
- a CDS encoding chitinase, which translates to MRFAKWAASAAALSLATAGAVMALAPTGNAAVAPAADAYSVAPYVDMSNSQEGMLDTAITGHGLKAYTAAFVLGSGCNQIWGDTLPIGADSFTDPLIAKAKSEGASVIISSGGASGLPLAWTCSTQSSIDAGYQALVNDYGVTQLDFDIEGAAIADTASVARQMQAMKDLKASNPSLKFSVTLPVLASGLTGDGVNIIKAAKDAGVKIDVVNIMTMDFYSGTGTEMGQGSVSAAEATLAQMQSVDSSYGYGNLGITPMIGKNDDGSTFTLADAQTVESFAAQHGVARLAFWSINRDQPCSGSANSLPTCTEISQSSLAFTDAFLPFAGNSGGTTTGGTTTGGTTTGGTTTGGSTTGGTTTGGTTTGGSTGGATCTAGSWSSSQVYTGGETVAWNGHTWQAKWWTQGEEPGTTGEWGVWQDLGAC; encoded by the coding sequence ATGCGCTTTGCGAAATGGGCGGCTTCCGCCGCCGCGCTCTCGCTCGCGACCGCCGGTGCGGTCATGGCCCTGGCCCCCACGGGCAACGCCGCGGTGGCGCCGGCCGCCGACGCCTACTCCGTGGCTCCCTACGTCGACATGTCGAACAGCCAGGAGGGCATGCTCGACACCGCCATCACCGGACACGGGCTCAAGGCGTACACCGCGGCCTTCGTGCTCGGCAGCGGCTGCAACCAGATCTGGGGCGACACCCTGCCGATCGGTGCCGACTCCTTCACCGACCCGCTGATCGCCAAGGCGAAGTCCGAGGGCGCCTCCGTCATCATCTCGTCCGGCGGTGCGAGCGGCCTGCCGCTCGCCTGGACCTGCTCCACGCAGAGCTCCATCGACGCCGGCTACCAGGCCCTCGTCAACGACTACGGCGTCACCCAGCTGGACTTCGACATCGAAGGCGCCGCGATCGCCGACACCGCCTCCGTGGCACGGCAGATGCAGGCGATGAAGGACCTCAAGGCGTCCAACCCCAGCCTCAAGTTCTCCGTCACGCTGCCGGTGCTGGCCAGCGGGCTGACCGGCGACGGCGTGAACATCATCAAGGCCGCCAAGGACGCGGGCGTCAAGATCGACGTGGTCAACATCATGACCATGGACTTCTACTCGGGCACCGGCACCGAGATGGGCCAGGGCTCGGTCTCCGCGGCCGAGGCCACGCTGGCCCAGATGCAGTCCGTCGACTCCAGCTACGGCTACGGCAATCTGGGCATCACCCCGATGATCGGCAAGAACGACGACGGGTCCACGTTCACCCTCGCCGACGCCCAGACCGTGGAGAGCTTCGCCGCGCAACACGGCGTCGCCCGGCTGGCGTTCTGGTCGATCAACCGCGACCAGCCGTGCAGCGGCAGCGCCAACTCCCTTCCCACCTGCACCGAGATCAGCCAGAGCAGCCTGGCGTTCACCGACGCGTTCCTGCCGTTCGCGGGCAACTCGGGCGGGACCACGACCGGTGGCACGACGACGGGCGGGACCACCACGGGCGGGACCACGACCGGCGGCAGCACCACGGGTGGGACGACGACCGGCGGGACCACCACCGGCGGGAGCACCGGAGGCGCGACCTGCACCGCGGGCTCCTGGAGCTCCTCGCAGGTCTACACCGGCGGTGAGACGGTCGCGTGGAACGGCCACACCTGGCAGGCGAAGTGGTGGACGCAGGGGGAAGAGCCCGGCACCACCGGCGAATGGGGTGTCTGGCAGGACCTCGGCGCCTGCTGA
- a CDS encoding ACT domain-containing protein, whose translation MDTPTERPVRTRTTGQDVATAHPQDLEVRLPDRPGALAGLGQALGERGVSLEGGGVFTRDGQAVAHYLVDDGPAALAAVAAAGLGPGLARDVVMTRLDQGTPGQLGALARLLGDAEVNVEAQYSDHAGNLVLLVADRHVAACREVIRAWRRR comes from the coding sequence ATGGACACACCCACAGAACGGCCGGTGCGGACGCGAACCACCGGCCAGGACGTCGCGACGGCCCACCCGCAGGACCTGGAGGTCCGGCTGCCCGACCGCCCCGGCGCGCTGGCCGGCCTCGGACAGGCGCTGGGTGAGCGCGGGGTGAGCCTGGAGGGCGGCGGCGTCTTCACCCGCGACGGACAGGCCGTCGCGCACTACCTCGTCGACGACGGCCCCGCCGCCCTGGCCGCCGTCGCCGCCGCGGGGCTCGGCCCCGGCCTCGCCCGCGACGTCGTCATGACCCGCCTGGACCAGGGGACACCGGGGCAACTCGGCGCGCTCGCCCGCCTGCTCGGCGACGCCGAGGTCAACGTCGAGGCCCAGTACAGCGATCACGCCGGCAACCTCGTCCTCCTGGTGGCGGACCGGCACGTCGCCGCGTGCCGCGAGGTCATCAGGGCGTGGCGGCGGCGCTGA
- a CDS encoding sortase-dependent protein yields the protein MRRTVLSAVALACTAVLASTVPAFADGATPSPSPTSAQSPSARPSTAPPAASPAPTKVAQPSQVAAVPKGAPDTGVAPVASHSGADGGLIGGGAAAALALGGGAFLLVRRRRATGA from the coding sequence ATGCGCCGAACCGTCCTGAGCGCCGTGGCCCTGGCGTGCACCGCCGTCCTGGCGAGCACCGTGCCCGCGTTCGCCGATGGGGCCACACCGTCCCCGAGCCCGACCTCCGCGCAGTCCCCGTCGGCCAGGCCCTCGACCGCGCCGCCGGCCGCCTCGCCCGCACCGACCAAGGTGGCGCAGCCGAGCCAGGTCGCCGCCGTGCCGAAGGGAGCACCGGACACCGGTGTGGCGCCGGTGGCGTCGCACTCCGGAGCCGACGGCGGGCTGATCGGCGGGGGCGCCGCCGCGGCGCTGGCCCTCGGCGGCGGGGCCTTCCTCCTCGTGCGGCGCCGGCGGGCGACCGGGGCGTGA
- a CDS encoding outer membrane protein assembly factor BamB family protein: MKTRRAVAVLLGAALSIVALVTPAGAQPAQTGVSTTYQINARHNGTVVDSGVGAPPLSQKWSRDLGGSVSYPVVAGGRVFATAASPTGYGTTLYAVDAATGENAWAPVDLGGTYWWSALAYGGGRLYAQNYDGVLTAFDPATGAKLWTVTLPGQYSFTSPPTFADGVVYTGGAGSGGTLYAVDAASGALLWSQPVANGDDSSPAVDAAGVYVSYACEQTYAFDPKSGSPIWHHQTGCSGGGGRTPVLADGGVWVRDNGMASSVLDAGTGEVSSTYDAAGTSPAPAIDGHQGYFVDGGVLQERYTPTLDTRWTFQGDGRISTAPIVVNGYVYVGSLSGQLWAVNGATGQSVWSTDVGAPIDAPDEQNVSQPLTGLGAGDGLVVVPATNLLVAYGQ, encoded by the coding sequence GTGAAGACCCGAAGAGCTGTCGCCGTCCTGTTAGGCGCGGCACTGTCGATCGTCGCGCTCGTCACACCGGCCGGCGCGCAGCCGGCGCAGACCGGAGTCTCGACCACCTACCAGATCAACGCGCGGCACAACGGCACCGTCGTCGACTCCGGCGTCGGCGCCCCACCGCTCAGCCAGAAGTGGTCGCGCGACCTGGGCGGGAGCGTCTCCTACCCCGTCGTGGCCGGCGGGCGGGTCTTCGCCACCGCCGCCTCGCCGACGGGGTACGGCACCACGCTCTACGCCGTCGACGCGGCCACGGGCGAGAACGCCTGGGCGCCGGTCGACCTCGGCGGCACCTACTGGTGGTCCGCGCTCGCCTACGGGGGCGGCCGGCTCTACGCCCAGAACTACGACGGCGTGCTGACCGCGTTCGACCCGGCCACCGGGGCGAAGCTCTGGACCGTCACGCTGCCCGGGCAGTACTCGTTCACCTCGCCGCCCACGTTCGCCGACGGTGTGGTGTACACGGGCGGGGCCGGTTCGGGCGGCACCCTGTACGCGGTGGACGCCGCCAGCGGCGCGCTGCTGTGGAGCCAGCCGGTCGCCAACGGGGACGACAGCTCGCCGGCCGTCGATGCCGCCGGGGTCTACGTCTCCTACGCCTGCGAGCAGACGTACGCCTTCGACCCCAAGTCCGGCAGCCCGATCTGGCACCACCAGACGGGCTGTTCCGGGGGCGGCGGCCGTACGCCGGTCCTCGCCGACGGCGGAGTCTGGGTCCGGGACAACGGGATGGCCTCCTCGGTCCTCGATGCCGGCACCGGGGAGGTCAGCAGCACGTACGACGCCGCCGGAACCTCGCCGGCACCGGCCATCGACGGCCACCAGGGCTATTTCGTGGACGGCGGCGTCCTCCAGGAGCGGTACACCCCCACCCTGGACACGCGCTGGACGTTCCAGGGCGACGGCCGGATCAGCACGGCGCCGATCGTCGTCAACGGCTATGTCTACGTCGGCTCCCTGAGCGGCCAGTTGTGGGCGGTCAACGGCGCGACCGGCCAGTCGGTCTGGTCCACCGATGTCGGCGCGCCGATCGACGCCCCCGACGAGCAGAACGTGTCCCAGCCGCTGACCGGGCTCGGCGCGGGCGACGGGCTCGTGGTGGTTCCGGCCACCAACCTGCTGGTGGCGTACGGGCAGTGA
- a CDS encoding RNA polymerase sigma factor, which translates to MKRSREKAASELFAAFYPRLAGWCRRLVDDDETAHEIASEAFTRLWARWTAVAEPRGFLYVTATNLVRDHWRKLERERRAVRRATAEAAVRPPTEAADPSLRLLVQSLPERLRVPILLHYYADLPIREISLLTGRKEGTVMSDLHTARELLRAHLRRSLDHTV; encoded by the coding sequence TTGAAACGGTCCCGCGAGAAGGCAGCGTCCGAGCTGTTCGCCGCCTTCTACCCGCGCCTCGCCGGCTGGTGCCGCCGTCTGGTCGACGACGACGAGACGGCCCACGAGATCGCCTCGGAGGCGTTCACCCGGCTGTGGGCCCGCTGGACGGCCGTGGCGGAGCCGCGCGGATTCCTCTACGTCACCGCGACCAACCTCGTCCGGGACCACTGGCGCAAACTGGAGCGCGAACGCCGGGCCGTCCGCCGGGCCACCGCGGAGGCCGCCGTCCGGCCGCCGACCGAAGCGGCCGACCCGTCGTTGCGCCTGCTCGTGCAGTCGCTGCCGGAACGGCTGCGGGTGCCGATCCTGCTGCACTACTACGCCGACCTCCCGATCCGGGAGATATCCCTGCTCACCGGCCGGAAGGAGGGGACCGTCATGTCCGACCTCCACACGGCCAGGGAACTGCTGCGCGCCCATCTGAGGAGAAGCCTTGATCACACAGTCTGA